A stretch of Grus americana isolate bGruAme1 chromosome 24, bGruAme1.mat, whole genome shotgun sequence DNA encodes these proteins:
- the THY1 gene encoding thy-1 membrane glycoprotein isoform X1: MVALLGSVASPIVPPRSVGWLVCSYWEHWSFSPTQPASPVPLTFGVCLFSSGERQLDWQLSWKRGLLQISSGTSGLPEPKTPLAVPGDQPLAVTRELLPAPAPRGGKQSLSELAAALPSSPLPSPRPLGLDPGRLVGRGLPYGTVTPGSPQGFLCTITLSSLREHLAAPILPHGTRPGAWPWVGSAAFLQPSLPPVPPCCWEEPMRPLPSLSSLSAFPRLHLRAAGLLATASVRPGPSQGSSRAGRAMLSAARICQPGPAPTPRRSPGSWWAAALASPKPGGSQARSSPAGRGERDPRASPAAPLPRGGHRGRERRKREHPWGEPQPCRATRASQVVPCHHG, from the exons ATGGTGGCTCTGCTAGGCAGCGTTGCTTCTCCCATCGTGCCTCCCCGCTCGGTAGGCTGGCTGGTTTGctcatactgggagcactggagcttcagccccacacagcccgCTTCTCCCGTCCCTTTAACTTTTGGGGTTTGCCTGTTCTCAAGCGGGGAAAGACAGCTGGATTGGCAG CTGAGCTGGAAGCGAGGCCTCCTCCAGATATCATCTGGTACCTCTGGGCTGCCCGAGCCCAAGACACCACTTGCTGTCCCCGGGGACCAGCCCTTAGCTGTGACGAGAGAATTGCTGCCAGCACCCGCTCCCCGTGGAGGCAAGCAGAGCCTCTCTGAGctagctgcagccctgccttcatccccgctcccctccccgaGGCCCCTGGGGCTGGATCCAGGCaggctggtggggagggggctcccCTATGGGACCGTGACCCCAGGGTCTCCGCAGGGATTCCTCTGCACCATCACCCTGTCTTCCCTGAGGGAACATCTGGCGGCCCCGATCCTTCCTCACGGCACACGTCCTGGTGCCTGGCCCTGGGTAGGCTCGGCAGCCTTCCTCCAGCCCAGTCTTCCTCCAGTCCCACCGTGCTGCTGGGAGGAGCCCATGCGccccctcccttctctctcctccctttcagCATTTCCCCGTCTCCATTTAAGAGCAGCCGGGCTCTTGGCCACTGCCTCAGTAAGGCCAGGACCTTCCCAGGGGTCATCCAGAGCGGGGAGAGCGATGCTGAGCGCAGCCCGCATCTGCCAGCCCGGGCCTGCCCCAACGCCCCGCAGGAGCCCGGGGAGCTGGtgggctgctgccctggccTCCCCGAAACCTGGCGGCTCCCAGGCAAGGAGCAGCCCAGCCGGCCGTGGGGAGAGAGACCCGagggccagccctgctgcaccctTGCCCAGGGGAGGGCACAGGGGCAGGGAAAGACGCAAGCGGGAGCATCCGTGGGGTgaaccccagccctgccgagCTACCCGTGCATCCCAGGTTGTGCCGTGCCACCACGGCTGA